The following DNA comes from Oceanibaculum indicum P24.
ACCGGTAACAACCAGGTCGATGTCGGGTTCATCACCAACGGCATCACCAACTTCAAGACCACCGGCAACGCCACGCTGACCGCGACCAACTCGCTGTCCACCACCAGCTACACCATCGACAACAGCGCGGGTAACACCGGCACCGTGTCGATCGGCAACAAGGTGGGCGAGCTGACCGCGAACCTGACCGTTGACTACGGTGCGGCGACCGCCGCGAAGACCGTCACCGACGTGACCTTCAGCGGTGCGACGAACCTGAACATCACCTCGACCGGTACCGGCACGGGTGGTTCCAACGTCATCACCACGCTGAACAACGGTGACAACTCGGTGTTCACCATCACCGGCACGAAGGCGCTGACCATCACCAACGCCATCGACGGTACGACCACCGGTTCGAAGATCGATGCCTCGGGCTTCAGCGGCAAGCTGACCATGACCGGTTCGGGCCAGGCTGACGTGTTCACCCTGGGTTCGGGCGGCAGCGTGATCGACGGCGGCGCGGGCAAGGACACCATCACCGGTGGTTCGGGTGCCGACCGCATCAACATCACGACCGCGACCTCGAACGACGACATCACCGGCGGCGCCGGTGCCGACACGATCGCCTTCTCGGGTGACAACACCACCCTGTATGCGCGTTCGACCGGCACCACCGACGTGGTGAACATCACCGACTTCGTCGCCGGTACCGACAAGATCGGCCTGGTGAACGCCACCGGCGCCTTCACCTCGGTGACCCTCGCCACCCAGACCATCGCCACGGCGGCGGATCTGACGGCGGTGTGGGCCGGCCTCACCTCGGTTGCGGCTTCGGCCTCGGGCGGCGCTGCCAGCGCGGTCCTGGTCACGGTCTCGGCCGGTGCGGCTGCGGGTACCTACCTGTACGTCAACGACAGCACGGCGGCGGTCAACAACGCCACCGACCTGCTGGTGGATATCACGGGTGTGACCGGCACGCTGGCCACCACCGACTTCGTCTTCGCCTAAGCTTCTGAAGGCGACAGGGCGGATCGACAGATCCGCCCGACGGAGCTAGTCTCTAGCCCCGCTCCCGAAAGGGGGCGGGGCTTTCTTTTGGGGAGGATGGATTTGAGCAGCTGGAGCGAAGGGTACGTCACGGAGGTTGGCTATACCCATGGCTATTACCGCGAGCTGGCGCCGGCCCTGCAGCGCTTCGCGCTGATCTCCGCCGGCTATGCGCCGCCGCGCCAGAAGAATTATCTGGAGCTGGGTTTCGGCCAGGGGCTGGCGGCCTGCATCCATGCTGCCGCGACGCCCTGCCGGGTCTGGGCGACGGACTTCAATCCGACCCAGGCCTTCAACGCGCAAGATCTGCTGGAAGCGGCGGGCCTCGACGATGCCGTGCTGCTGGATGACAGTTTCGCCGAGCTGCTGGCGCGCAAGGACCTGCCGGAATTCGACCATATCGGCGCGCATGGCATCTGGACCTGGGTATCGAACGACAACCGCCGGCTGATCGTGAACATCTTCGACCGGTTCCTCGGCATCGGCGGGGCGGCCTATCTCAGCTACAATACGCTGCCGGGCTGGGGGTCGGGCGTCCCGTTGCGGCATCTGATGTGCCTGCATGCCGAACTGTCGGGTGCGCCGGCGCAGGGCATCGCCCGCAAGGTGGAGGAGGCCATCGGCTTTGCCACCAAGCTTTCCGACATGAAGGCCGGCTATTTCACCCTGCACCCGGAGGTGGTCGAGCGGCTGAAAGGTATGGAAAAGCTGGAGCGCAACTACGTCGCCCACGAATATTTCAACCGCAACTGGGAGCCGATGCACTTCGCCGATTTCGCGGCCTGGCTGACCCCGGCGCGGCTCGATTATGCGGCTTCGGCCTATATCCTGGACCATGCGGAGGAGATCAACCTGTCCGCCGATGCGCAGGCGATGCTGCGCGAGACCGGCAACGAGATCCTGCGCGAGACGATGCGCGACTTCTTCGTGAACCGCTACTTCCGGCGCGACATCTTCCAGCGTGGCCGGCGGCGGCTGACGCCGGTGGAACAGAGCGAGATGCTCGACCGCACGCGCTTCGGCCTGCAGACCGTGCCGAAGAATGTGCCGATGCAGATCACCGGTCCGGTCGGCGATGTCGGGCTGCAGAAGCAGATATACATGCCGGTGATGGAGGCGATGGCCGCCGACAGCTTCCGGCTGAAGACGCTGGCCGAACTGCGCCGGATGCTGCCGCAATTCTCCGCCGCACAGGTGTGGCAGGCGGTGCGCATCCTGGTCGGCATGGGGCATGCCTTCCCCGGGCAGGATGTGGAAATCGCCGATCAGGTGCGGGCGCGCTGCCGCAAGCTGAACCGGGCATTGTGCGAGCGTGCCCAGCACAGTGCGGATTTCCTGTTCCTGGCCTCGCCGGAGGCTGGCACCGGCCTTATGGTGCAGCGTGTCGAGCAACTCTATCTCGCCGCGCGTGAGGATGGCCATAAGACGCCGGCCGACTGGGCGAAGGCCGTCTGGGCGAAGATCGAACGCCAGCCGTTCCGCATCCGCAAGGATGACCGCACGCTGGAAACGGCGGAGGAGAACATCGCCGAGCTGACGCGCCTTGGCATCGAGTTCGCGGAGCGGCGCCTGCCGATCCTGCAGGGCTTCGGCATTGCGTGAGTGCGGCTGCTGACAGGCTGGCCGAGGCGGTCGCCCGCCATCAGGGGGGCGATCTGCTCGGCGCTGTCGCGGCCTACAAGCAACTGCTC
Coding sequences within:
- a CDS encoding methyltransferase regulatory domain-containing protein, producing the protein MSSWSEGYVTEVGYTHGYYRELAPALQRFALISAGYAPPRQKNYLELGFGQGLAACIHAAATPCRVWATDFNPTQAFNAQDLLEAAGLDDAVLLDDSFAELLARKDLPEFDHIGAHGIWTWVSNDNRRLIVNIFDRFLGIGGAAYLSYNTLPGWGSGVPLRHLMCLHAELSGAPAQGIARKVEEAIGFATKLSDMKAGYFTLHPEVVERLKGMEKLERNYVAHEYFNRNWEPMHFADFAAWLTPARLDYAASAYILDHAEEINLSADAQAMLRETGNEILRETMRDFFVNRYFRRDIFQRGRRRLTPVEQSEMLDRTRFGLQTVPKNVPMQITGPVGDVGLQKQIYMPVMEAMAADSFRLKTLAELRRMLPQFSAAQVWQAVRILVGMGHAFPGQDVEIADQVRARCRKLNRALCERAQHSADFLFLASPEAGTGLMVQRVEQLYLAAREDGHKTPADWAKAVWAKIERQPFRIRKDDRTLETAEENIAELTRLGIEFAERRLPILQGFGIA